One window of Strigops habroptila isolate Jane chromosome Z, bStrHab1.2.pri, whole genome shotgun sequence genomic DNA carries:
- the NCBP1 gene encoding nuclear cap-binding protein subunit 1 isoform X2, with translation MSRRRHSDDSDGQPHKRRRTSEPSEIEERLESLICRVGEKSNSSLESNLEGLAGVLEADLPNYKSKILRILCTVARLLPEKLTVYTTLVGLLNARNYNFGGEFVEAMIRQLKECLKVNMYNQAVHLVRFLSDLVNCHVIAAPSMVAMFENFVSVTQEEDVPQVRCDWYVFAFLSSLPWVGKELYEKKDAEVDRLLSQTESYLKRRQKIHVPMLQVWTADKPHPQEEGPVMPGSHSVERFVIEENLHCIIKSHWKERKTCAAQLLSYPGNNKIPLNYHIVEVIFAELFQLPSPPHIEVMYTTLLIELCKLQPGSLPQVLAQATEMLYMRLDTMNTTCVDRFINWFSHHLSNFQFRWSWEDWSDCLTQDLEKPKPKFVREVLEKCMRLSYHQRIIDIVPASFSVLSPANPVCIYKYGDESNRSLPGYTVALCLTIAIKNKASNDEIFSILKDVPNPNQDDDDDEGFSFNPLKIEVFVQTLLHLAAKSFSHSFSALAKFHEVFKTLAESDEGKLHVLRVVYEVWKNHPQMIAVLVDKMIRTQIVDCAAVANWIFSSELAHDFTRFYIWEILHSTIRKMNKHVLKIHKELEETKARLARQHKRRDSDDDDDDDDRSSDREDGPLEEQIERLQEKVESAQSEQKNLFLVIFQRFIMLLTEHLVRCETGGIDVFTPWYRSCIERLQQIFLQHHQIIQQYMVTLENLLFTAELDHHILAVFQQFCALQA, from the exons ATGTCGCGGCGGCGGCACAGCGATGATAGCGATG GGCAGCCGCACAAAAGGCGGAGGACGTCTGAGCCATCGGAGATCGAGGAGAGGCTCGAGTCACTCATCTGCAGGGTCGGGGAGAAG agTAATTCATCTTTGGAGAGCAACTTGGAGGGTCTCGCTGGTGTTTTGGAAGCTGATCTGCCAAATTACAAAAGCAAGATACTAAGAATACTATGTACTGT CGCACGTCTGTTACCAGAAAAGCTTACTGTTTACACGACACTGGTTGGGTTGCTGAATGCCAGGAACTACAATTTTGGTGGAGAGTTTGTAGAAGCCATGATTCGTCAGCTTAAAGAATGCCTGAAAGTCAATATGTATAACCAAGCTGTGCATTTA GTTCGTTTTCTATCTGATCTTGTGAACTGTCACGTAATAGCTGCGCCTTCAATGGTAGCTATGTTTGAGAACTTTGTGAGTGTGACACAGGAGGAAGATGTGCCCCAA GTACGATGTGACTGGTACgtatttgcatttctgtcttctttgcCGTGGGTGGGAAAGGAGTTATATGAGAAAAAGGACGCTGAAGTGGATCGTCTCTTGTCTCAGACTGAAAGCTATTTGAA ACGCCGGCAGAAGATTCATGTACCCATGCTACAAGTTTGGACTGCTGATAAGCCACATCCACAAGAGGAG ggcCCCGTCATGCCAGGCAGCCACTCTGTTGAACGATTTGTGATAGAAGAGAACCTTCACTGCATCATCAAATCCCactggaaagagagaaagacttG tgctgcacagctgTTGAGCTATCCAGGCAATAACAAGATCCCCTTGAACTACCACATCGTAGAG GTAATATTTGCTGAGTTGTTTCAACTTCCATCTCCACCGCACATTGAAGTCATGTACACAACGCTCCTGATTGAACTCTGCAAGCTTCAGCCCGGCTCTTTGCCACAAGTT CTTGCACAAGCCACCGAAATGCTGTACATGCGTTTGGATACGATGAATACAACATGTGTGGACAG aTTTATTAACTGGTTTTCTCACCACTTGAGCAACTTTCAGTTCCGTTGGAGCTGGGAAGATTG GTCAGATTGTCTTACTCAGGACCTTGAGAAGCCCAAACCCAAATTTGTGAGAGAGGTTTTGGAAAAATGCATGCG ACTCTCCTACCACCAGCGAATAATAGACATTGTTCCTGCAAGTTTTTCCGTCCTCAGTCCTGCTAATCCAGTGTGCATTTACAAATACGGAGATGAAAGTAATA gGTCTCTTCCTGGATATACTGTGGCGCTCTGTCTAACAATTGCCATTAAAAATAAGGCCAGTAATGATGAAatcttcagcattttaaaagatgtgccTAATCCAAAccaggatgatgatgatg ATGAAGGATTTTCCTTCAACCCTCTGAAAATAGAAGTGTTTGTTCAGACTCTGCTCCATCTAGCTGCAAAGTCTTTCAGCCATTCCTTCAGTGCCCTGGCAAA GTTTCATGAAGTCTTCAAAACGCTCGCTGAAAGTGATGAGGGCAAACTCCATGTTCTGAGGGTTGTATATGAGGTTTGGAAGAATCATCCACAG ATGATTGCTGTGCTTGTGGACAAGATGATTCGGACACAAATTGTTGACTGTGCTGCAGTAGCAAACTGGATCTTCTCTTCGGAGCTTGCACATGATTTCACTAG GTTTTATATCTGGGAGATCTTGCATTCCACAATTCGTAAGATGAATAAGCACGTTCTGAAGATTCACAAAGAACTGGAGGAGACTAAGGCAAGATTGGCCAGGCAGCACAAAAGA CGAGACAGTGACGATGACGATGACGATGATGACCGCAGCAGCGATCGGGAGGATGGGCCACTGGAAGAGCAGATAGAGCGCCTGCAGGAAAAAGTCGAGTCAGCCCAGAGCGAGCAGAAGAATCTCTTCCTTGTTATCTTCCAG CGTTTCATTATGCTGTTAACTGAGCACTTGGTGCGCTGCGAGACGGGTGGAATTGACGTGTTCACACCCTGGTACAGGAGTTGTATAGAGAGGTTGCAACAGATCTTCCTACAG CATCACCAGATCATCCAGCAATACATGGTTACCCTAGAGAACCTCCTGTTTACAGCTGAACTGGACCACCATATACTGGCCGTGTTTCAGCagttctgtgctctgcaggctTGA
- the XPA gene encoding DNA repair protein complementing XP-A cells isoform X2 has protein sequence MAGAAPAPAPVPAPEEVETSAAAGERPSLSAAALAKMERNRQRALALRQARLAARPYPAAGGQRARAPAKVVDTGGGFFLEEEEEELEEGAGGGAGKIVHPPAPVLEFDYLICGDCGKEFMDSYLMQHFDWATCDNCRDTEDKHKLITRTEAKEEYLLKDCDLDKREPVLRFIVKKNPHNSRWGDMKLYLKPQVIKRSLEVWSSEESLQEAKELRRDNREKMKQKKFDKKVKELRRAVRSSLWKKKTSIHEHEYGPEENIDESTFKKTCIVCGHELTYEKM, from the exons ATGGCGGGcgcggcaccggcaccggcacccgTCCCGGCGCCTGAGGAAGTGGAGACTTCAGCGGCGGCGGGCGAGCGACCGTCCCTCTCGGCGGCAGCGCTGGCGAAGATGGAACGGAACCGGCAACGAGCGCTGGCACTGCGGCAGGCGCGGCTGGCGGCTCGGCCCTATCCTGCCGCAG GCGGCCAGCGGGCGAGGGCCCCCGCCAAGGTCGTGGATACGGGAGGGGGCTTCttcctggaggaggaggaggaggagctggaggaaggggccggcggcggcgccgggaaAATCGTGCATCCCCCCG CACCTGTGCTAGAATTTGACTATCTCATCTGTGGAGACTGTGGCAAAGAATTCATGGATTCCTACCTTATGCAGCACTTTGATTGGGCAACATGTGATAATTGCAG AGACACTGAAGATAAGCATAAGCTTATAACAAGgacagaagcaaaagaagagtATCTTCTTAAAGACTGTGACTTGGATAAGAGGGAACCAGTGCTCAGATTCATTGTGAAGAAAAACCCTCACAATTCACGATGGGGTGACATGaaactttatttaaaaccaCAG GTAATCAAGCGTTCTCTTGAAGTCTGGAGTAGTGAAGAATCATTGCAAGAAGCAAAGGAACTCCGCCGTGACAACAGAGAgaagatgaaacagaagaagTTTGATAAGAAAGTTAAAG AACTCCGCCGTGCTGTGAGGAGTagtctgtggaagaaaaaaaccagtatCCACGAACATGAGTATGgaccagaagaaaacattgaCGAATCTACCTTTAAAAAGACATGTATTGTATGTGGCCATGAATTGACTTATGAGAAGATGTAG
- the NCBP1 gene encoding nuclear cap-binding protein subunit 1 isoform X1, translating to MSRRRHSDDSDGQPHKRRRTSEPSEIEERLESLICRVGEKSNSSLESNLEGLAGVLEADLPNYKSKILRILCTVARLLPEKLTVYTTLVGLLNARNYNFGGEFVEAMIRQLKECLKVNMYNQAVHLVRFLSDLVNCHVIAAPSMVAMFENFVSVTQEEDVPQVRCDWYVFAFLSSLPWVGKELYEKKDAEVDRLLSQTESYLKRRQKIHVPMLQVWTADKPHPQEEYLDCLWSQIQKLKKDRWQERHILRPYLAFDSILCEALQHNLPPFTPPPHTEDSVYPMPRVIFRMFDYTDDPEGPVMPGSHSVERFVIEENLHCIIKSHWKERKTCAAQLLSYPGNNKIPLNYHIVEVIFAELFQLPSPPHIEVMYTTLLIELCKLQPGSLPQVLAQATEMLYMRLDTMNTTCVDRFINWFSHHLSNFQFRWSWEDWSDCLTQDLEKPKPKFVREVLEKCMRLSYHQRIIDIVPASFSVLSPANPVCIYKYGDESNRSLPGYTVALCLTIAIKNKASNDEIFSILKDVPNPNQDDDDDEGFSFNPLKIEVFVQTLLHLAAKSFSHSFSALAKFHEVFKTLAESDEGKLHVLRVVYEVWKNHPQMIAVLVDKMIRTQIVDCAAVANWIFSSELAHDFTRFYIWEILHSTIRKMNKHVLKIHKELEETKARLARQHKRRDSDDDDDDDDRSSDREDGPLEEQIERLQEKVESAQSEQKNLFLVIFQRFIMLLTEHLVRCETGGIDVFTPWYRSCIERLQQIFLQHHQIIQQYMVTLENLLFTAELDHHILAVFQQFCALQA from the exons ATGTCGCGGCGGCGGCACAGCGATGATAGCGATG GGCAGCCGCACAAAAGGCGGAGGACGTCTGAGCCATCGGAGATCGAGGAGAGGCTCGAGTCACTCATCTGCAGGGTCGGGGAGAAG agTAATTCATCTTTGGAGAGCAACTTGGAGGGTCTCGCTGGTGTTTTGGAAGCTGATCTGCCAAATTACAAAAGCAAGATACTAAGAATACTATGTACTGT CGCACGTCTGTTACCAGAAAAGCTTACTGTTTACACGACACTGGTTGGGTTGCTGAATGCCAGGAACTACAATTTTGGTGGAGAGTTTGTAGAAGCCATGATTCGTCAGCTTAAAGAATGCCTGAAAGTCAATATGTATAACCAAGCTGTGCATTTA GTTCGTTTTCTATCTGATCTTGTGAACTGTCACGTAATAGCTGCGCCTTCAATGGTAGCTATGTTTGAGAACTTTGTGAGTGTGACACAGGAGGAAGATGTGCCCCAA GTACGATGTGACTGGTACgtatttgcatttctgtcttctttgcCGTGGGTGGGAAAGGAGTTATATGAGAAAAAGGACGCTGAAGTGGATCGTCTCTTGTCTCAGACTGAAAGCTATTTGAA ACGCCGGCAGAAGATTCATGTACCCATGCTACAAGTTTGGACTGCTGATAAGCCACATCCACAAGAGGAG TATTTAGACTGCCTTTGGTCTCAGATCCAGAAGTTGAAAAAAGACCGCTGGCAAGAACGACACATTCTGAGGCCCTATTTGGCTTTTGACAGTATTCTTTGTGAAGCGCTGCAGCACAATCTGCCTCCATTCACCCCTCCGCCTCACACCGAAGATTCAGTGTACCCCATGCCAAGGGTTATTTTTAGAATGTTTGACTACACGGATGACCCCGAG ggcCCCGTCATGCCAGGCAGCCACTCTGTTGAACGATTTGTGATAGAAGAGAACCTTCACTGCATCATCAAATCCCactggaaagagagaaagacttG tgctgcacagctgTTGAGCTATCCAGGCAATAACAAGATCCCCTTGAACTACCACATCGTAGAG GTAATATTTGCTGAGTTGTTTCAACTTCCATCTCCACCGCACATTGAAGTCATGTACACAACGCTCCTGATTGAACTCTGCAAGCTTCAGCCCGGCTCTTTGCCACAAGTT CTTGCACAAGCCACCGAAATGCTGTACATGCGTTTGGATACGATGAATACAACATGTGTGGACAG aTTTATTAACTGGTTTTCTCACCACTTGAGCAACTTTCAGTTCCGTTGGAGCTGGGAAGATTG GTCAGATTGTCTTACTCAGGACCTTGAGAAGCCCAAACCCAAATTTGTGAGAGAGGTTTTGGAAAAATGCATGCG ACTCTCCTACCACCAGCGAATAATAGACATTGTTCCTGCAAGTTTTTCCGTCCTCAGTCCTGCTAATCCAGTGTGCATTTACAAATACGGAGATGAAAGTAATA gGTCTCTTCCTGGATATACTGTGGCGCTCTGTCTAACAATTGCCATTAAAAATAAGGCCAGTAATGATGAAatcttcagcattttaaaagatgtgccTAATCCAAAccaggatgatgatgatg ATGAAGGATTTTCCTTCAACCCTCTGAAAATAGAAGTGTTTGTTCAGACTCTGCTCCATCTAGCTGCAAAGTCTTTCAGCCATTCCTTCAGTGCCCTGGCAAA GTTTCATGAAGTCTTCAAAACGCTCGCTGAAAGTGATGAGGGCAAACTCCATGTTCTGAGGGTTGTATATGAGGTTTGGAAGAATCATCCACAG ATGATTGCTGTGCTTGTGGACAAGATGATTCGGACACAAATTGTTGACTGTGCTGCAGTAGCAAACTGGATCTTCTCTTCGGAGCTTGCACATGATTTCACTAG GTTTTATATCTGGGAGATCTTGCATTCCACAATTCGTAAGATGAATAAGCACGTTCTGAAGATTCACAAAGAACTGGAGGAGACTAAGGCAAGATTGGCCAGGCAGCACAAAAGA CGAGACAGTGACGATGACGATGACGATGATGACCGCAGCAGCGATCGGGAGGATGGGCCACTGGAAGAGCAGATAGAGCGCCTGCAGGAAAAAGTCGAGTCAGCCCAGAGCGAGCAGAAGAATCTCTTCCTTGTTATCTTCCAG CGTTTCATTATGCTGTTAACTGAGCACTTGGTGCGCTGCGAGACGGGTGGAATTGACGTGTTCACACCCTGGTACAGGAGTTGTATAGAGAGGTTGCAACAGATCTTCCTACAG CATCACCAGATCATCCAGCAATACATGGTTACCCTAGAGAACCTCCTGTTTACAGCTGAACTGGACCACCATATACTGGCCGTGTTTCAGCagttctgtgctctgcaggctTGA
- the XPA gene encoding DNA repair protein complementing XP-A cells isoform X1, which yields MSVSESAGAMRSAARVTRGPEHPPNQFSALAFFFFFFFFRGGKTCSGAARAGPARRCRCRARGNRGRAVCGRRSWGQRARGGPGRPGRRGAGTRSAAGSLRRARGGGQRGIWRVTLLRNSCRRGGRGEGEGRNGRCGVCFFSLHRVAQAHSGGCCRKRSKRHTRPSAEIAGSWLPSPSPPHPDTRTGTHNWVPPLRRPPPLPRPPSPGTPRPCRRPDPPPPRRPQPLVASRHAGPGPRPARPRALLPPLLLPPPPPPPAADPGTPRAAVRRGPPWRCGEARRRLRACVGASPLSPPPPPRAVRRRSAARLVRGEGRVAAVGARGGSAPLRASSAAMAGAAPAPAPVPAPEEVETSAAAGERPSLSAAALAKMERNRQRALALRQARLAARPYPAAGGQRARAPAKVVDTGGGFFLEEEEEELEEGAGGGAGKIVHPPAPVLEFDYLICGDCGKEFMDSYLMQHFDWATCDNCRDTEDKHKLITRTEAKEEYLLKDCDLDKREPVLRFIVKKNPHNSRWGDMKLYLKPQVIKRSLEVWSSEESLQEAKELRRDNREKMKQKKFDKKVKELRRAVRSSLWKKKTSIHEHEYGPEENIDESTFKKTCIVCGHELTYEKM from the exons ATGTCGGTAAGCGAGTCGGCCGGTGCCATGCGGAGCGCGGCGCGGGTCACCCGGGGCCCCGAGCACCCGCCAAACCAGTTCAGTgccttggcttttttttttttttttttttttttccgggGCGGAAAAACGTGCTCGGGAGCTGCTCGGGCAGGCCCGGCCAGGCGCTGCCGCTGCCGCGCCCGGGGGAACCGGGGCCGCGCTGTCTGCGGTCGGAGGAGCTGGGGACAGCGCGCGCGTGGAGGACCGGGGCGTCCCGGCCGGCGCGGCGCCGGGACGCGGAGCGCTGCGGGGTCGCTGCGGAGGGCGCGGGGAGGCGGACAAAGGGGGATCTGGCGGGTGACGCTGCTCAGGAATTCCTgccgccgcggcgggcggggggaaggggaagggaggaacgGGCGGTGCGgtgtctgctttttttctctccacaggGTTGCCCAAGCCCACAGCGGGGGGTGCTGCAGAAAACGCTCGAAGCGGCACACGCGGCCCAGCGCGGAAATCGCAGGGTCATggctcccctccccctccccaccccaccccgaTACCCGCACCGGGACCCACAACTGGGTCCCGCCGCTCCGGCGaccccccccgctcccccgTCCACCTTCCCCCGGGACGCCCCGTCCGTGCCGCAGACCCgacccccccccaccccgccgtCCCCAGCCCCTTGTGGCGTCGCGCCACGCaggccccggcccccgccccgccaGGCCCCGCGCActccttcccccccttcttctcccccccccccctcccccgcccgCTGCGGATCCCGGCACGCCCCGCGCGGCGGTGAGGCGGGGCCCGCCGTGGCGGTGCGGGGAGGCGAGGCGGCGGCTGCGCGCATGCGTGGGGGCCTCGCCCCTCTCGCCCCCTCCCCCGCCTCGCGCGGTGCGCCGGCGCAGTGCGGCGCGGCTCGTGCGAGGGGAAGGGCGAGTCGCGGCTGTCGGAGCGAGGGGGGGAtccgcgccgctccgcgcctCCTCCGCCGCCATGGCGGGcgcggcaccggcaccggcacccgTCCCGGCGCCTGAGGAAGTGGAGACTTCAGCGGCGGCGGGCGAGCGACCGTCCCTCTCGGCGGCAGCGCTGGCGAAGATGGAACGGAACCGGCAACGAGCGCTGGCACTGCGGCAGGCGCGGCTGGCGGCTCGGCCCTATCCTGCCGCAG GCGGCCAGCGGGCGAGGGCCCCCGCCAAGGTCGTGGATACGGGAGGGGGCTTCttcctggaggaggaggaggaggagctggaggaaggggccggcggcggcgccgggaaAATCGTGCATCCCCCCG CACCTGTGCTAGAATTTGACTATCTCATCTGTGGAGACTGTGGCAAAGAATTCATGGATTCCTACCTTATGCAGCACTTTGATTGGGCAACATGTGATAATTGCAG AGACACTGAAGATAAGCATAAGCTTATAACAAGgacagaagcaaaagaagagtATCTTCTTAAAGACTGTGACTTGGATAAGAGGGAACCAGTGCTCAGATTCATTGTGAAGAAAAACCCTCACAATTCACGATGGGGTGACATGaaactttatttaaaaccaCAG GTAATCAAGCGTTCTCTTGAAGTCTGGAGTAGTGAAGAATCATTGCAAGAAGCAAAGGAACTCCGCCGTGACAACAGAGAgaagatgaaacagaagaagTTTGATAAGAAAGTTAAAG AACTCCGCCGTGCTGTGAGGAGTagtctgtggaagaaaaaaaccagtatCCACGAACATGAGTATGgaccagaagaaaacattgaCGAATCTACCTTTAAAAAGACATGTATTGTATGTGGCCATGAATTGACTTATGAGAAGATGTAG
- the NCBP1 gene encoding nuclear cap-binding protein subunit 1 isoform X3 has translation MLQVWTADKPHPQEEYLDCLWSQIQKLKKDRWQERHILRPYLAFDSILCEALQHNLPPFTPPPHTEDSVYPMPRVIFRMFDYTDDPEGPVMPGSHSVERFVIEENLHCIIKSHWKERKTCAAQLLSYPGNNKIPLNYHIVEVIFAELFQLPSPPHIEVMYTTLLIELCKLQPGSLPQVLAQATEMLYMRLDTMNTTCVDRFINWFSHHLSNFQFRWSWEDWSDCLTQDLEKPKPKFVREVLEKCMRLSYHQRIIDIVPASFSVLSPANPVCIYKYGDESNRSLPGYTVALCLTIAIKNKASNDEIFSILKDVPNPNQDDDDDEGFSFNPLKIEVFVQTLLHLAAKSFSHSFSALAKFHEVFKTLAESDEGKLHVLRVVYEVWKNHPQMIAVLVDKMIRTQIVDCAAVANWIFSSELAHDFTRFYIWEILHSTIRKMNKHVLKIHKELEETKARLARQHKRRDSDDDDDDDDRSSDREDGPLEEQIERLQEKVESAQSEQKNLFLVIFQRFIMLLTEHLVRCETGGIDVFTPWYRSCIERLQQIFLQHHQIIQQYMVTLENLLFTAELDHHILAVFQQFCALQA, from the exons ATGCTACAAGTTTGGACTGCTGATAAGCCACATCCACAAGAGGAG TATTTAGACTGCCTTTGGTCTCAGATCCAGAAGTTGAAAAAAGACCGCTGGCAAGAACGACACATTCTGAGGCCCTATTTGGCTTTTGACAGTATTCTTTGTGAAGCGCTGCAGCACAATCTGCCTCCATTCACCCCTCCGCCTCACACCGAAGATTCAGTGTACCCCATGCCAAGGGTTATTTTTAGAATGTTTGACTACACGGATGACCCCGAG ggcCCCGTCATGCCAGGCAGCCACTCTGTTGAACGATTTGTGATAGAAGAGAACCTTCACTGCATCATCAAATCCCactggaaagagagaaagacttG tgctgcacagctgTTGAGCTATCCAGGCAATAACAAGATCCCCTTGAACTACCACATCGTAGAG GTAATATTTGCTGAGTTGTTTCAACTTCCATCTCCACCGCACATTGAAGTCATGTACACAACGCTCCTGATTGAACTCTGCAAGCTTCAGCCCGGCTCTTTGCCACAAGTT CTTGCACAAGCCACCGAAATGCTGTACATGCGTTTGGATACGATGAATACAACATGTGTGGACAG aTTTATTAACTGGTTTTCTCACCACTTGAGCAACTTTCAGTTCCGTTGGAGCTGGGAAGATTG GTCAGATTGTCTTACTCAGGACCTTGAGAAGCCCAAACCCAAATTTGTGAGAGAGGTTTTGGAAAAATGCATGCG ACTCTCCTACCACCAGCGAATAATAGACATTGTTCCTGCAAGTTTTTCCGTCCTCAGTCCTGCTAATCCAGTGTGCATTTACAAATACGGAGATGAAAGTAATA gGTCTCTTCCTGGATATACTGTGGCGCTCTGTCTAACAATTGCCATTAAAAATAAGGCCAGTAATGATGAAatcttcagcattttaaaagatgtgccTAATCCAAAccaggatgatgatgatg ATGAAGGATTTTCCTTCAACCCTCTGAAAATAGAAGTGTTTGTTCAGACTCTGCTCCATCTAGCTGCAAAGTCTTTCAGCCATTCCTTCAGTGCCCTGGCAAA GTTTCATGAAGTCTTCAAAACGCTCGCTGAAAGTGATGAGGGCAAACTCCATGTTCTGAGGGTTGTATATGAGGTTTGGAAGAATCATCCACAG ATGATTGCTGTGCTTGTGGACAAGATGATTCGGACACAAATTGTTGACTGTGCTGCAGTAGCAAACTGGATCTTCTCTTCGGAGCTTGCACATGATTTCACTAG GTTTTATATCTGGGAGATCTTGCATTCCACAATTCGTAAGATGAATAAGCACGTTCTGAAGATTCACAAAGAACTGGAGGAGACTAAGGCAAGATTGGCCAGGCAGCACAAAAGA CGAGACAGTGACGATGACGATGACGATGATGACCGCAGCAGCGATCGGGAGGATGGGCCACTGGAAGAGCAGATAGAGCGCCTGCAGGAAAAAGTCGAGTCAGCCCAGAGCGAGCAGAAGAATCTCTTCCTTGTTATCTTCCAG CGTTTCATTATGCTGTTAACTGAGCACTTGGTGCGCTGCGAGACGGGTGGAATTGACGTGTTCACACCCTGGTACAGGAGTTGTATAGAGAGGTTGCAACAGATCTTCCTACAG CATCACCAGATCATCCAGCAATACATGGTTACCCTAGAGAACCTCCTGTTTACAGCTGAACTGGACCACCATATACTGGCCGTGTTTCAGCagttctgtgctctgcaggctTGA